One genomic window of Cannabis sativa cultivar Pink pepper isolate KNU-18-1 chromosome 2, ASM2916894v1, whole genome shotgun sequence includes the following:
- the LOC115721355 gene encoding uncharacterized protein LOC115721355, translating to MGNTGNKPAKQEPEEIFLKIVPPLDHAYVRWLTRDLERTHGFTPAKSRAVRPPDHYIEYMQLNGWLDVNLDDPDIAHLLKK from the coding sequence ATGGGAAACACGGGAAACAAACCGGCGAAGCAAGAGCCCGAAGAAATTTTCTTGAAGATTGTTCCTCCATTAGACCATGCCTATGTCAGGTGGCTTACTCGGGATCTCGAGAGGACTCATGGCTTCACTCCAGCAAAGTCGCGTGCAGTGAGGCCTCCGGATCATTACATAGAGTACATGCAATTGAATGGATGGTTGGATGTGAACTTGGATGATCCTGACATAGCACACTTGCTCAAAAAGTAG